A window of Desulfuromonas sp. contains these coding sequences:
- the guaB gene encoding IMP dehydrogenase has product MLDNEVQEGLTFDDVLLVPAHSTVLPKEADLTTALTRKIRLNIPLLSAAMDTVTESRTAICMAREGGLGILHKNMTPAEQALEVDQVKKSESGMIVDPFTMNPEQKIYEALELMKQYRISGVPITENGKLVGILTNRDLRFETKLDQPIANVMTKDKLVTVPPGTTLEEAKHHLHQHRIEKLLVVDEDYVLKGLITIKDIEKVRKYPNACKDEFGRLRVGAAIGVGPDREERLEALVRAGADLVIIDTAHGHSQGVIDAVVDTKRAYPDLQLMAGNIATAAAAEALIKAGADALKVGIGPGSICTTRVVAGVGVPQITAIAEVARVTRKAGIPLIADGGIKYSGELPKAIAAGADIIMIGSLFAGTEESPGETILYQGRTYKSYRGMGSLGAMKQGSKDRYFQGDVENDVKLVPEGIEGRVPFRGSLSSNIHQLIGGLRAGMGYTGCGTIRELQEKGRFMRITNAGLRESHVHDVAITHEAPNYRTERGS; this is encoded by the coding sequence ATGCTGGATAATGAGGTCCAAGAAGGGCTGACCTTCGATGACGTCTTGCTGGTTCCCGCCCATTCCACGGTCCTTCCCAAGGAGGCCGACCTGACGACCGCCCTGACCCGGAAGATCCGGCTCAACATTCCTCTGCTTTCGGCCGCCATGGACACGGTGACAGAATCCCGTACCGCCATCTGCATGGCCCGCGAGGGAGGGCTCGGGATCCTGCACAAGAACATGACTCCCGCCGAGCAGGCTCTCGAGGTGGATCAGGTCAAGAAGTCCGAAAGCGGCATGATCGTCGATCCTTTCACCATGAATCCCGAGCAGAAGATCTACGAGGCTCTGGAGCTGATGAAGCAGTACCGCATCTCCGGGGTCCCCATCACCGAGAACGGCAAGCTGGTCGGCATTCTCACCAACCGTGACCTGCGCTTCGAGACCAAGCTCGACCAGCCGATCGCCAACGTCATGACCAAAGACAAACTGGTCACGGTTCCGCCTGGCACGACCCTGGAGGAGGCCAAGCATCACCTTCATCAGCACCGCATCGAGAAGCTGCTCGTGGTGGACGAGGATTACGTCCTGAAAGGGCTGATCACCATCAAGGACATCGAGAAGGTGCGCAAATACCCCAACGCCTGCAAGGACGAATTCGGGCGTCTGCGGGTCGGGGCGGCGATCGGTGTCGGCCCCGACCGGGAGGAGCGCCTCGAGGCGCTGGTGCGGGCCGGGGCGGACCTGGTCATCATCGATACGGCCCACGGCCATTCCCAGGGGGTCATCGACGCGGTGGTCGATACCAAGAGAGCCTATCCCGATCTTCAGCTGATGGCCGGCAACATCGCCACCGCCGCCGCCGCCGAGGCCCTGATCAAGGCGGGAGCGGACGCGCTCAAGGTCGGTATCGGACCCGGCTCCATCTGCACCACCCGGGTTGTTGCCGGTGTCGGTGTGCCTCAGATCACTGCCATCGCCGAGGTCGCCCGGGTCACTCGCAAGGCGGGAATTCCCCTCATCGCCGACGGCGGCATCAAGTACTCGGGGGAACTCCCCAAGGCGATCGCCGCCGGGGCCGATATCATCATGATCGGATCCCTCTTCGCCGGAACCGAGGAGTCCCCCGGGGAGACAATCCTCTACCAGGGGCGGACCTACAAGTCCTACCGCGGCATGGGGAGCCTCGGGGCGATGAAGCAGGGGAGCAAGGACCGCTATTTCCAGGGTGACGTGGAGAACGACGTCAAGCTCGTTCCTGAAGGGATCGAGGGGCGGGTGCCCTTCCGCGGCAGTCTTTCGAGCAACATTCACCAGCTGATCGGGGGCCTGCGCGCCGGCATGGGCTACACCGGCTGCGGTACCATTCGTGAACTGCAGGAGAAGGGGCGCTTCATGCGCATCACCAACGCCGGCCTGCGCGAATCCCACGTGCACGACGTGGCCATCACCCACGAGGCGCCCAACTACCGGACCGAGCGGGGAAGCTAG
- the ptsP gene encoding phosphoenolpyruvate--protein phosphotransferase: MMDSEKINIAEDTILVGIGASPGIAIGETYLLKRDPMAVAEMRIDPGDVVSEVRSFCDAVERSKAQLEEVKARVADRVLVEHLYIIDTHLLILDDEMLLEETKAAIEKELINAEGALMRTLRKFRAAFDSIEDEYLRERRTDIDSVGERLLRNLAGKEQPSLEEIERKVALVAHDLSPADTMQIDKEKILGFVTDVGGRTSHTAILARSLGIPAVVGLETVTTLVPGAVPVIIDGTIGTIILNPSQDTFREYLKKKQSYEYLENELLSYRELASETLDGHRVTLLGNVELAEDVPMAQAQGAEGIGLYRSEFLFMNRSTPPSEEEQLEAYRGIVETMSPFPVTIRTLDVGGDKFVPEFNLSDEANPAMGLRAIRFSLKEGRLLNAQLRAILRASVYGKVRLMFPMISGVAEIRACQASLARAKAELTAENISFDTDLPVGIMIETPSAALIADKLAREVDFFSIGTNDLIQYCLAVDRGNEHVAYLYEPLHPAILRALKMVCDAARETGIEVGMCGEMASEPLYTLVLLGLGFGELSMNAPCIPKLKRILRQVRRDDAERFLAGLFDLTTAREVTMKLEKEMARRFPEIFGAPAI; this comes from the coding sequence ATGATGGATTCGGAGAAGATTAACATCGCCGAAGATACTATCCTGGTCGGGATAGGCGCCTCCCCCGGCATTGCCATCGGGGAAACCTACCTCCTGAAGCGGGATCCCATGGCCGTGGCGGAGATGCGCATCGATCCCGGGGACGTCGTCTCCGAGGTGCGCTCGTTCTGCGATGCGGTCGAACGCTCCAAGGCGCAGCTTGAAGAGGTCAAGGCCCGGGTGGCCGACCGGGTCCTGGTCGAGCATCTCTACATCATCGACACCCACCTCCTTATTCTTGATGACGAGATGCTGCTGGAGGAAACCAAGGCGGCCATCGAGAAGGAACTTATCAACGCCGAGGGCGCCCTGATGCGCACCCTGCGCAAGTTCCGGGCGGCCTTCGACAGCATCGAAGACGAATACCTGAGAGAGCGGCGCACCGACATCGATTCTGTCGGGGAGCGACTTCTGCGCAACCTGGCCGGCAAAGAGCAGCCCTCTCTGGAAGAGATCGAACGCAAGGTCGCCCTGGTGGCCCACGACCTCTCGCCGGCCGACACCATGCAGATCGACAAGGAGAAGATCCTCGGGTTCGTCACCGACGTGGGGGGACGGACCTCCCACACCGCGATCCTGGCCCGGTCCCTTGGGATCCCGGCGGTGGTCGGCCTGGAGACGGTGACCACTCTCGTCCCAGGCGCCGTGCCGGTCATCATTGACGGAACCATCGGGACCATCATTCTCAACCCCTCCCAGGACACCTTCCGGGAGTACCTCAAGAAGAAACAGTCCTACGAATACCTTGAGAACGAACTCCTCTCTTACCGGGAACTGGCCTCGGAGACCCTCGACGGCCACCGGGTGACCCTGCTCGGCAACGTGGAACTGGCCGAAGATGTGCCCATGGCGCAGGCCCAGGGGGCCGAGGGGATCGGCCTGTACCGTTCCGAGTTCCTGTTCATGAACCGCTCCACGCCGCCCTCCGAAGAGGAACAGCTGGAGGCCTATCGGGGCATCGTGGAGACGATGTCCCCCTTCCCTGTTACCATCCGCACCCTGGACGTCGGCGGCGACAAGTTCGTGCCGGAGTTCAATCTCTCCGACGAGGCCAACCCTGCCATGGGGCTGCGGGCGATTCGCTTCTCTCTCAAGGAAGGGCGGCTGTTGAATGCCCAGTTGCGGGCCATTCTGAGAGCTTCGGTCTACGGCAAGGTCCGACTCATGTTTCCCATGATCTCGGGGGTGGCCGAAATCCGGGCCTGCCAGGCGAGCCTTGCCAGGGCCAAGGCCGAGTTGACCGCCGAGAACATCTCCTTCGACACCGACCTTCCGGTGGGGATCATGATCGAGACCCCCTCTGCCGCCCTGATTGCCGACAAGCTTGCCCGGGAGGTCGACTTTTTCTCCATCGGGACCAATGACCTTATCCAGTACTGCCTGGCGGTGGATCGCGGCAACGAGCACGTGGCCTACCTCTACGAGCCCCTTCATCCCGCCATCCTCAGGGCGCTGAAGATGGTCTGCGACGCGGCCAGGGAAACCGGCATCGAAGTCGGGATGTGCGGGGAGATGGCCTCCGAACCCTTGTACACCCTGGTTCTGCTCGGTCTCGGTTTCGGGGAGCTGTCCATGAACGCTCCCTGCATCCCGAAGCTGAAGCGGATTCTGCGCCAGGTGCGCAGGGACGACGCCGAGCGCTTCCTTGCGGGTCTGTTCGACCTGACGACCGCCCGGGAAGTGACCATGAAGCTCGAAAAGGAGATGGCCCGGCGCTTCCCCGAGATCTTCGGTGCGCCGGCCATTTAG
- a CDS encoding HPr family phosphocarrier protein, with protein MDKKEFVIKNRLGLHARAAAQLVQTANRFQADVFIEKDGMEVNGKSIMGILMLAAPQGSQIAVAVSGADSGEALAAIGELIDDGFGED; from the coding sequence ATGGATAAAAAGGAATTTGTCATAAAGAACCGGCTTGGCCTGCACGCCCGTGCCGCGGCACAACTGGTGCAGACCGCCAATCGTTTCCAGGCCGACGTCTTCATCGAGAAGGACGGCATGGAGGTCAACGGCAAGAGTATTATGGGCATTCTCATGCTGGCCGCCCCTCAGGGGTCGCAGATCGCCGTTGCCGTCAGCGGCGCCGATTCAGGTGAGGCTCTGGCGGCCATCGGAGAGTTGATCGATGATGGATTCGGAGAAGATTAA
- a CDS encoding PTS system mannose/fructose/sorbose family transporter subunit IID, with translation MEKKIVSRITLAKVFLRSFLFQSSWNFERLQNMGALYTIAPALRQLYRGKELADAYRRHLDYFNTHPFLASPVLGSVIALEEEAARGESAALSVQEYKGMIMAPYAAIGDALFWGGLRPLAAGISLFFAAKGSLWAPVVFLLFFNLPHLWFRTVGLLRGYRQGMRIVEVMQRRRLPDLAIRLKEGTVVLLGGLCAYLAYLQLEGESLSPGWGLCIPLVVSLFGWLVRRGTSVLLLVLAVAFGMVMLGQFG, from the coding sequence ATGGAAAAGAAGATTGTCTCGCGCATCACACTGGCCAAGGTTTTCTTGCGTTCCTTTCTGTTCCAGAGCAGCTGGAACTTCGAGCGCCTGCAGAACATGGGGGCTCTTTACACCATCGCCCCGGCTCTGCGCCAGCTCTACCGGGGCAAGGAACTCGCCGATGCCTACCGGCGGCACCTCGACTATTTCAACACGCATCCCTTTTTGGCCTCCCCCGTGCTGGGGAGCGTCATCGCCCTCGAGGAAGAGGCGGCCCGGGGCGAATCGGCCGCCCTTTCGGTGCAGGAGTACAAGGGGATGATCATGGCGCCTTATGCGGCCATCGGGGACGCCCTTTTCTGGGGCGGTCTGAGACCTCTGGCCGCCGGGATCTCCCTCTTCTTTGCCGCCAAGGGCTCCCTGTGGGCCCCTGTCGTTTTTCTGCTCTTTTTCAACCTGCCCCATCTCTGGTTTCGGACCGTCGGTCTGTTGCGGGGATACCGGCAGGGGATGAGGATCGTGGAGGTCATGCAGCGTCGGCGCCTCCCGGACCTGGCTATCCGCCTCAAGGAGGGGACGGTGGTCCTGCTCGGGGGGCTGTGCGCCTACCTCGCTTATCTTCAACTTGAAGGCGAAAGCCTTTCACCCGGCTGGGGGCTTTGCATTCCTTTGGTTGTGTCGCTGTTCGGGTGGCTGGTTCGCAGGGGGACCTCGGTTCTTCTTCTTGTTTTGGCGGTTGCGTTCGGGATGGTGATGTTGGGACAATTCGGTTAA
- a CDS encoding PTS sugar transporter subunit IIC: MVFADYLVAGAVAVGMGIDRTAALQLMVSRPIVAAPLTGWLLGDPIVGLQVGFLVELLWIGRLPVGAAIPPDDTQVAVGGTLLAVTVGKALALVGMPFTVLCVLVAMPLGKFGQTFDRGARHLNGRLLSRAEAALAGGDLNAVERSHLIGLGHFALSSLGTYVVIVTAGSLVLFSLAPYLHEPLVGAADWVKLAFPLVGVGAILGTINVSRAMTLFGASFVTALLMLWLV, encoded by the coding sequence ATGGTCTTCGCCGATTACCTGGTGGCGGGTGCGGTCGCCGTTGGCATGGGGATCGACCGGACCGCCGCCCTGCAGCTCATGGTTTCGCGGCCTATCGTGGCGGCTCCCCTGACAGGGTGGTTGCTGGGTGATCCCATTGTCGGGCTTCAGGTGGGGTTCCTGGTCGAACTCCTCTGGATCGGACGCCTTCCGGTCGGCGCCGCGATCCCGCCCGACGACACCCAGGTGGCTGTCGGCGGTACGCTTCTGGCCGTGACGGTCGGAAAGGCACTGGCCCTGGTCGGAATGCCCTTTACCGTCCTCTGTGTTCTGGTGGCCATGCCTCTGGGCAAATTCGGGCAGACCTTCGACCGCGGCGCCCGGCACTTGAACGGCAGACTTTTGAGCCGGGCCGAGGCCGCCCTGGCCGGTGGGGACCTCAACGCCGTGGAGCGGAGCCATCTCATCGGCCTCGGACATTTTGCCCTTTCCTCCCTTGGCACCTACGTCGTGATCGTGACCGCCGGTTCCCTGGTCCTCTTTTCTCTCGCCCCCTATCTTCACGAACCCTTGGTCGGGGCGGCTGACTGGGTGAAGCTGGCCTTTCCCCTCGTCGGGGTGGGCGCCATCCTCGGGACCATCAATGTCAGTCGCGCGATGACCCTGTTCGGGGCATCCTTTGTCACGGCCCTTCTGATGTTGTGGCTGGTGTGA
- a CDS encoding PTS sugar transporter subunit IIB produces MSIVLARIDNRLIHGQVLEAWVPHAHANCIVVANNEIAEHPFQKTLMEAAVPKGIRVVIVSVDEAVTILNSKDLERSRVLLLFANSGDALKAHRLGMGFSRLNLGNMHAGEGKRRLNCTISLDQSDVENLASLEKDGARIVSQCIPSDREQNWRKLMKGQVG; encoded by the coding sequence ATGAGCATCGTATTGGCCCGCATCGACAACCGACTTATCCACGGTCAGGTCCTGGAAGCCTGGGTTCCACACGCCCATGCAAACTGTATTGTCGTGGCGAACAACGAGATCGCAGAGCATCCCTTCCAGAAAACCCTCATGGAGGCCGCGGTCCCCAAGGGGATCCGGGTCGTGATCGTCAGCGTCGATGAGGCGGTCACGATCCTGAACTCCAAGGATCTGGAGAGGAGCCGTGTGCTGCTGCTGTTTGCCAATTCCGGGGACGCTCTCAAGGCTCATCGTCTGGGGATGGGATTCAGTCGACTCAACCTCGGGAACATGCATGCCGGGGAGGGAAAAAGGCGGTTGAACTGTACCATCTCCCTCGATCAGAGCGACGTGGAGAACCTCGCTTCCCTGGAAAAGGACGGCGCCCGGATCGTCTCGCAGTGCATCCCTTCGGATCGTGAACAGAACTGGAGGAAGTTGATGAAAGGCCAGGTCGGATAA
- a CDS encoding PTS system fructose subfamily IIA component — protein MVGLVIATHSRLAEELIAASEMIIGPAQNARSVCITREDSVESIRLGISRAIEEVTEGREGVVIMTDMFGGTPANISLSFLEPQRVEVLTGVNLPMVLKFFNSQEGLSLGELASMLKAYGQQSISLASEILAK, from the coding sequence ATGGTAGGACTGGTCATCGCCACCCATTCGAGGCTTGCCGAGGAATTGATCGCCGCATCGGAAATGATTATCGGTCCGGCCCAAAATGCCCGCTCGGTTTGCATTACCAGGGAGGACAGCGTCGAGAGCATTCGCCTTGGCATCTCCCGCGCGATCGAGGAGGTGACGGAGGGGCGGGAGGGAGTGGTCATCATGACCGATATGTTCGGAGGCACGCCGGCAAACATCAGCCTGTCTTTCCTCGAACCTCAAAGGGTGGAGGTCCTGACAGGCGTCAACCTGCCGATGGTCCTCAAATTCTTCAACAGCCAGGAGGGGCTCTCCCTCGGCGAGTTGGCCTCCATGCTGAAGGCCTACGGCCAGCAAAGCATCTCTCTGGCCAGCGAGATTCTGGCCAAATAG
- the rapZ gene encoding RNase adapter RapZ — translation MSRKRVIIITGLSGSGKTSAARALEDEGFFVVDNLPLALLPQFLDLAEQGVRFTDDLAVVIDVRNRDFLAEYQATLETVREGGYALEVYFFDAADEVLIRRYSETRRRHPLALSEGLAQSIGEERNLLAGLRDLATVLIDSSWFTPNQLRAKVVQTARGRDGILPLEVKVQSFGYRYGISPGTDLVMDVRFLPNPHFVPDLRPLTGLDSAVSDYVLSQPTCRDFLERFRGLLGFLLPQYQKEGKSYLNIAIGCTGGRHRSVTVVEELRSWFADQGVTPQVLHRDISKG, via the coding sequence ATGAGCAGGAAACGGGTAATCATCATCACGGGCCTGTCCGGTTCCGGCAAGACTTCGGCAGCGCGGGCCCTGGAGGACGAGGGCTTTTTCGTCGTTGACAACCTGCCGCTGGCCCTGCTTCCCCAGTTTCTCGATTTGGCCGAGCAGGGCGTTCGTTTCACCGACGACCTGGCGGTGGTCATCGACGTGCGGAATCGGGATTTCCTGGCCGAGTACCAGGCCACCCTGGAGACGGTCAGGGAGGGGGGGTACGCTCTGGAGGTTTATTTTTTCGATGCCGCCGACGAGGTCCTCATCCGGCGCTATTCCGAAACCCGCCGCCGCCATCCCCTGGCCCTGAGCGAGGGGCTTGCCCAGAGCATCGGGGAGGAGCGCAATCTTCTGGCGGGGTTGCGCGACCTGGCCACCGTTCTTATCGATTCTTCCTGGTTCACCCCAAACCAGTTGCGGGCCAAGGTCGTTCAGACCGCCCGCGGCAGGGACGGCATTCTACCCCTTGAGGTAAAGGTGCAGTCTTTCGGCTATCGTTATGGGATCTCTCCCGGAACCGACCTCGTCATGGACGTGCGCTTTCTCCCCAACCCCCATTTCGTCCCCGACCTCCGGCCGCTGACCGGTCTCGATTCCGCGGTCAGTGACTATGTGCTTTCCCAGCCGACCTGCCGCGATTTTCTGGAGCGTTTCAGGGGGCTTCTCGGGTTCCTCCTTCCCCAGTACCAGAAGGAGGGCAAGAGCTATCTCAATATCGCCATCGGGTGCACCGGCGGTCGTCATCGCAGCGTGACTGTTGTTGAAGAGTTGCGCTCCTGGTTTGCCGACCAAGGGGTCACGCCTCAGGTTCTCCACCGGGACATCAGCAAGGGGTAG
- the hprK gene encoding HPr(Ser) kinase/phosphatase: MNGLSVQELLGEKEAGLDLELLAGESGLANLIQVPRIQKPGLALTGYTTNLHPDRIQVIGSTELSYLNQLSPQKAQANLRKLCALDVCCFIITKGQHPPEFLARETEEQNTPLLRTNHQSSTFISLITRFLEERLLPSTIVHGVLVDVLGVGVLLLGKSGIGKSECALDLVLRGHRLVADDAIKVRMKLPAVLFGEGMDLLHYHMEIRGLGIINIKHLFGVAAIRERKKIDLAVELVDWEDGKEYDRLGLEELNYPLLGLEVPFVKIPVRPGRNITTIVEVAARNQLLKEMGYHSAQEFQDRLEKRMAETAHLHAHSIIGDNLE; this comes from the coding sequence ATGAATGGACTGAGTGTTCAAGAGTTGCTGGGTGAAAAAGAGGCCGGACTCGATCTGGAGCTTTTGGCCGGTGAGAGCGGCCTCGCAAACCTCATTCAGGTCCCCCGCATCCAAAAGCCGGGATTGGCCCTGACCGGCTACACCACCAACCTGCACCCCGACCGGATCCAGGTGATCGGCTCCACCGAGTTGAGCTACCTGAACCAGTTGTCCCCGCAAAAAGCCCAGGCCAACCTTCGCAAGCTCTGCGCTCTCGACGTCTGCTGTTTCATTATAACCAAGGGACAGCATCCCCCGGAGTTCCTCGCCCGGGAGACCGAAGAGCAGAACACTCCCCTGTTGCGCACCAACCACCAGAGTTCCACTTTTATCTCGCTGATCACCCGGTTTCTGGAAGAACGGCTGTTGCCGTCCACCATCGTCCATGGCGTCTTGGTCGACGTGCTCGGGGTCGGGGTTCTCCTGCTCGGCAAGAGCGGCATCGGCAAGAGCGAGTGCGCCCTCGACCTGGTCCTTCGGGGGCACCGTCTCGTTGCCGATGACGCGATCAAGGTCCGAATGAAGCTTCCCGCCGTTCTCTTCGGCGAAGGCATGGACCTGCTCCATTACCATATGGAAATTCGGGGCCTTGGCATCATCAATATCAAGCATCTCTTCGGAGTAGCGGCGATTCGCGAGCGCAAGAAAATCGACCTGGCGGTGGAGTTGGTCGATTGGGAAGACGGGAAGGAGTACGACCGGCTGGGGCTTGAGGAACTTAATTACCCCCTGCTGGGACTGGAGGTCCCCTTCGTGAAGATCCCGGTTCGCCCTGGCCGCAACATCACCACCATCGTTGAGGTGGCTGCGAGAAACCAGCTTCTCAAGGAGATGGGGTATCACAGTGCCCAGGAGTTCCAGGACCGGCTCGAAAAACGGATGGCGGAGACGGCCCACCTCCACGCCCATTCGATTATCGGGGATAATCTTGAATGA
- a CDS encoding PTS sugar transporter subunit IIA, with the protein MADLKATDNDGVLSELTDAMMRTATSLNREEVLKVLQERERLGSTGIGDGVAIPHGKLKDLDKLLISFGRSRAGIDFDSMDGKPAQLFFLLVAPEESVGVHLKTLARISKLLKNPGVRRRLVEAASGEDLYRIIAEEEDQL; encoded by the coding sequence GTGGCCGATTTGAAGGCGACGGACAATGACGGCGTGCTGTCCGAATTGACGGACGCCATGATGCGGACGGCGACCAGCCTCAACCGCGAAGAGGTGCTCAAGGTGCTGCAGGAGCGAGAGCGCCTCGGCAGCACGGGGATCGGCGACGGTGTGGCCATTCCCCATGGAAAGCTTAAGGATCTCGATAAGCTTCTGATCTCTTTCGGCCGCAGCCGTGCTGGGATCGATTTTGATTCCATGGACGGCAAGCCGGCCCAGCTCTTCTTTCTTCTTGTTGCACCCGAGGAATCCGTCGGAGTGCATCTGAAGACCCTGGCTCGCATTTCCAAGCTCTTGAAAAACCCCGGTGTGCGGAGGCGCCTCGTCGAGGCCGCCAGCGGCGAAGACCTTTATCGGATCATTGCCGAAGAAGAAGATCAACTCTGA
- the raiA gene encoding ribosome-associated translation inhibitor RaiA codes for MQIAVTFRHMETSEAVRTYVEEKFTRVKKYIEEPIDAQAVLSVNKKIRHKAEVSLVAKGITIKASEETNDMYAAIDSVVDKMERQLKRYKEKLKKHKPSSGRERQVEKTILAAESIDESGAEPVIIRSRSFPIKPMSVEEAVMQMDLLNKEFLVFTDDSTEEINVVYRRNDGNYGLIAPQGK; via the coding sequence ATGCAAATTGCCGTTACGTTCAGACATATGGAAACAAGTGAAGCCGTGCGGACCTATGTGGAAGAAAAGTTCACCCGGGTGAAGAAGTACATCGAAGAGCCTATCGACGCCCAGGCGGTCCTTTCCGTGAACAAAAAAATCCGGCACAAGGCCGAGGTCAGTCTGGTGGCCAAGGGGATCACCATCAAGGCTTCGGAAGAGACCAACGACATGTACGCGGCCATCGACTCCGTGGTCGACAAGATGGAACGGCAGCTCAAGCGCTACAAGGAAAAACTCAAAAAGCACAAGCCCTCGAGCGGCCGTGAGCGGCAGGTCGAAAAAACGATCCTGGCCGCCGAAAGCATCGACGAGAGCGGCGCTGAGCCCGTGATCATCCGCAGTCGCAGCTTTCCCATCAAGCCGATGTCGGTGGAAGAGGCGGTGATGCAGATGGACCTGTTGAACAAGGAATTTCTGGTTTTCACCGATGACTCTACCGAAGAGATCAACGTGGTCTATCGGCGCAATGACGGCAACTACGGCCTCATCGCCCCCCAGGGCAAATAG